The genomic window CGCGTCCGTAGAACTCACGAGCGTCCAGACTGCACGTGCAACGGAAGAACACTGCCCGCCACGCGCCATCACCGCCAGCCTCCTCAGCGGAGCGTTAAAGCCCCTGTCCCCTTTGGGGATAGGGGTTTGGGGTTGGGGCTAAACGCTCAGGCCCAAGCCCCCACGTCTCCCAACCTCCCGCCCGCAGCCAAACTCCCAATTCCCACCCCCACCCCCCTGATATGCTCACAACAGAATGCCCACCCCCATCCACGTCCTCCCCCCCCACGTCGCCCGCCTCATCGCTGCGGGAGAAGTGGTCTCCCGCCCGCTCGATGTGGTGCGCGAACTGGTGGAAAACGCCCTTGACGCCGGGGCGAGCCGCATCGAAATCGAGGTGGACGGCGGCGGCCTGGAGCGCGTGCAGGTACGCGACAACGGGTCCGGCATCGCGGCACAGTCGGTGCCACTGGCCCCCGCCCGCCACGCGACAAGCAAGCTGACGGCTGGCCCCGAAACCGGCAGCCTGAGCGTTACCACCCTCGGCTTCCGGGGCGAGGCGCTGTGGGCGGCGGCGCAGGCGGGCGAACTCGAACTCACGACCCGCCCGGCAGCGCAGGTGGGGGCGGCGCGGCTGCGCGCTCAGGGCGACGCGGTGGAGGTCAGCCGCACCTCGGCCCCCGCTGGCACGACGGTCACGGTATCCCAGCTCTTTGCCCGGCTGCCCGCCCGACTGCGGACCCAGGCAAGTGCGGCGGCGGAAGTCCGTGACATCACCGCGCTCCTCGGGCGCTACGTGCTGCACCACTCGGCGCTGCACTGGCGGCTGACGGTGGACGGCGACCCCCGGCTGACCCACGCGCCCGCCGACCACCGGGGCGCGGTGGCGACGGTCTACGGTCCGCTGAGCGCCAACCGCGTGCTGACGCTGGACACACCCGGCGTGCGCGGCGTGGTGTCGCGTCCCGAACTGACGCGGGCGCGGCGTGACCGGATGCACTTCGCGGTCAACGGGCGGCCCATCGTGGCGCCGCCGGAACTCGAACGCGCCGTGATCGACGCCTACGCCGAGTTGCTGCCCGCCGGCACCGCGCCGCTGTGCGTGCTCGACCTGACGGTGGCGCCCGAGGATTACGACCCCAACATTCACCCCGCCAAACAGGTGGTCGCGCTCGCTGACCTGCCTGCCGTGGCGCTGCGGGTGCGCGACGCCGTCGCTGGTGCCCTCGCTGGGCATCCGCTGGTGAGGGCAGCCCCGGCCCTCATCGCGCCGCCCGAGCCACATCCGGCGCCCACGGCGGGCAACTTTCCCGACCTCACCCTGCTCGGCGTCTATCAGGAGCTGTACCTGCTCGCGCAGGGCGAGGGCGACCTGTGGGTGGTGGACGCCCACGCCGCGCACGAGCGGGCGCTGTATGAGCGGCTGGGACGCGAACTCGGGACGGCGGCTCCGCTCGAACTGCCCACGCCGGAGCTGCTGCACCTGACGCCCGAGCAGACCGCCCGGCTGCACGAACGCGGCGCCGAGTTGCGCGGCTGGGGCCTGACCATCGAGGATTTCGGCGCGGGGCTGGCACGGCTGCGGACCCTCCCGGCGGCGCTGGCGGCCCTGCCGGTGCCCCGGCTGCATGAAGTGGTGGTGGAAACGGCCCTTTCCGGTGGCCCCGACCCCCGGCGCGAGGTGCTGGCGCGGCTGGCGTGTCTGCCCGCGCTCAAGGCGGGAATGCTCGACGCTGAGCGCGGCGCGCTGGTTCTGGCCGCCCTACGCGAGTGCGAGCAGCCCTGGGCCTGTCCACACGGGCGCCCCACCGTGCTGCGGCTGTCCGAGCGCGACCTCGCCCACGCCTTCGGGCGGCGCGGCGTGCGGGATGTGGCGCGGGGGCGTGACAGCGTGGTTTGAATGTGGGTGGCTTGAGTGCGGCTTGGCGGCAGGGGGGTAGGAGAGTCAACCTTTGCCCAAACCGGCCTTCACCCGCCTGACACGCCGCAGACGCTATGAACAGCCCCATGACCGATCCCAAGAACGAGCCCAAAAATGAGCAAGGCGGCCTGCCCAACGATATAGGCAACGAGATGAGCGACCGCGCCGGCTACTACGACGAGTCCCCCAGCGGCGACACCGAAACCCCGGTGGGCCGCCCCTCCACCGACACCACTTCGCCTGGCGCGGTGCCTACCGTGACTGGCGACGACCGGGGGATGCACCAGACCGGCACCAGCTTCGGCACGACGCCCGAAGACGACAAACTCATCTGAAGTTCTTAGCTCCCACCGCAGCACGTTGGCCCCGGATTCCGGCCCGCGTGCTGTTTTGCTGCCGCGCTTTGCCTTACACTGACCGGCTGTGACCGCCGCGCCCCGCCCCCCCCACACCCTCTCCGTGGCCCCGATGATGGACTGGACGGACCGGCACTGCCGCATGTTTCACCGCACGCTGACCCGCCGGACGCTGCTCTACACCGAAATGGTCACGACCGGCGCGATTTTGCACGGCGACCAGGGGCGGCACCTGGATTTCAGCGCCCCCGAGCACCCCCTCGCCCTGCAACTCGGCGGCAGCGACGCGGCGGCGCTCGCCGAGTGCGCCCGGCTGGCCGAGGACTGGGGCTACGACGAGGTGAACCTCAACTGCGGCTGCCCGTCTGACCGGGTGAGCAGCGGTTCTTTCGGCGCCTGCCTGATGGGCACGCCCGACGTGGTGGCGCGGGCGGTGGAGGCGATGAGAGCCGCGACCCGGCTGCCAGTGACCGTCAAACACCGCATCGGGATCGACGACCTCGACAGCTACGAGCACCTGACCGGCTTCGTGCGGACAGTGGCGGCAGCGGGCTGCGAGCAGTTCATCGTCCACGCCCGCAAAGCGTGGCTCTCGGGCCTTTCGCCTAAGGAAAACCGCGAGATTCCGCCATTGCGCTATGAGGTGGTGCAGCAACTCAAGGCCGACTTTCCACAGTTAACCGTGGTGCTCAACGGTGGCGTCAAATCTCTTACCGAGGCGCAGCAAGCCCTCGCCTGGGCTGACGGCGTGATGATTGGCCGCGCCGCCTATCAGGAGCCGTACCTGCTCGCCGCCGCCGACCGTGACGTGTTTGGAGAAGATGCCCAGGCTGTCAGCCGCCGCGAGGCCATCGAAGCGTATCTGCCCTACGTGGCCGCACAGGTGGAAGCCGGGCAACCACTCAACCGCATGATGAAACACACCCTGGGCCTTTTCGCCGGGCAGCCGGGCGCGCGGCACTGGAAGCGGACGCTGAGCGAGCAGGGCCACAAGCCAGGCGCTGGACTGGACGTGGTTCGGGCGGCACTCGCCGGGGTGCCGGACGACGTGCTGGACGCCAGAGCTTAAAAAACCCCGCCAGCAACGGCGGGGCATTCAGGCAGTAGGGGCGTCAGAACACGATAGGCAGCACGCCCACGCTGTCGCCGCCACAGTCCACCGTCACACCTTTGGGGGCGTCCGACACGGTGCAGCCCAGCGCGCGCAGGCCGGAGAGCGGGAAAATCAGGTTCTTGCCGTCGCTGGCGGGGGCCAGGGGCAGGTCCACGTTGCCGTTGCCGCGCTGAGCGGTCTTTTGCCCGGCGGTCACGGTCAGCGGGGTTTCGCCCGCCACGTTCATGCGGTACTTGCCCCCGCCGAGGCTGACCACGTTGACCACGCCGATCAGGTCCTTGCCCAGCAGGTAAGGCTGGCCCTTGACCACGCCAGCGGGCGCGGCAGGTTTGGCGGCTGCGGGCACGCTCACGGCGTCCACGATCAGCAGGGTTTCGTTGGCGCTCAGCGGCGCACTCAGCACGTAGGCGCCCGGTTTGCCCGCCGTGTCCTTAACGAGCAGGCTGCCCGACTGACCGTTGACTTTCCAGTCACCGACGGCCTGCGAGCCCAACGCCGTGCGGACCTGGGTGCGGGCCTGAGCGGCGGCCTGCTTGCTGTAGAGGCACACCGCCTGACGGCTGACTTTGAGCTTGCTGGGGCACGACACGAGTTGCCCACTCACGGCGCGGCTGACCGCAATCGCCACACCGCTCACCGTGCGGTCGGTCACGGGAGAAACGGTGGCAGCGGTTGCCTTGGCCGGGGCGGGCGCGGGAGCGGCGGTCTGCGCCAGAGCGCCGGGAAGCAGGGAGGCGGCGAGCAGGGCCGCGAGAACCATCGGGGAAGCGTGACGCATACGCCGCATCTTAGGGGCCGCGCATGAGGGGGAACTTTGAGTCGTGAGACAGGCTGCTCGCTCTGCCTAGGTTTCATCGCTTCGTCTGAGCGATTCAACCGCAATTGGTCCGAGCCCGCTCGTCTCAGACCTGCAAATAACCCTCGCTCAGCGCCCACAGCCGCGCCGCCGCGCCGTCGTCGAGGGCCTGAGGCGCGGGCGTGACCCGGCGCGCGTTGGCGTAGTAGCCGCCCGTGTGAACCGGCGCGCTGACCGCGTGCAGGCTGGTTTGCGCCCCTTGCTCGGGCGTGAGCGAAAAGCGGTCAAGCAGGCCGTAAGCCTGGGCAAAGCGTCCGCCGCCGTTTTTGCCGAAGCCGCTGGCGACCATGCCGGGGTGCAGCGACACGCTGAGCACACTGGGCTCGCGCCGCGCCAGTTCGCGGGCAAAGAGGATGTTGGCGAGCTTGCTCTGCGCGTAGGCGGGCCACGCCGCGTAGCCCCGGCGAAACTCGGGGTCGTCGAAACGGATGCGCCCGACCACATGCGCCGCCGACGCCACCGTGACCACCCGCGCGGGCACCCGGCGGGTCTCGCTGCTGCGCCGGAGCAGCGGCAACAGCTCACGGGTCAGCAGAAACGGCGCGAGGTGGTTCAGCGCCCAGGTCAGCTCGATGCCCTCGCGGCTTTCCTGGCGCTCACGGTGCAGCGCTCCGGCGTTGTTCACCAGCACGTCGAGTTCGCCGAAGCGCTCGCGGTACTCGGCGGCGGCCCGCTCCACCTGCACCAGTTCGCTCAGGTCGGCCAGCAGGGTGCCGGCGGCGCCCACCTCGGCAGCCACCCGCGCCGTGCGCCCCGGGTCGCGGCCCACGATGACCACCTGTGCTCCGCGCCCAGCGAGTTCCCGCGCCGTTTCCAGGCCGATGCCGCCCGTGGCCCCCGTAATCAGAATGCGGCGGCCCGTCAGGTCCTGCGCTCCTTGCTGCGTGTTCATGACCCCCACCATAAACAGCGCGGGCCCCGGCGACTGCACCCTGGAGCATTTGACAAAAAGAGTGCACCGCTTTTTGGCGAGCGGAGCGAGTGCAAACCAACGAGCAGGACGGAGAATGGAGCGGGTGGCGGTGCTATTCCGACGCCTGCGTAATTCGGAGAACTGCTCTAGACCAAAAAAGAAGGGCCAACCCCCGAGGAATCGGCCTCCTGGCGCGGCGAACTTCACCCGGCCCGCCTGATTGTGATTGCGCTGATGGGCCCAGTGTACCCGGTGAACTGTCACCGACTTGTCACAGCGGCATGAGAGGACGGCCAATTTGTCTCCAGGCTCGCGGCTGGATTCAATAAGCGTCACCCGGCGCCACTTCGCCTTCCGGCGTGCGGCCTTGCAACACGTCGAGAATAAAGCTGCGGGCATAGGCCGCGCCGCGCTCCAGCAGGTCGGACGTGATGCTGGCGATGTGGGGCGTGATGACGACATTTTCCCGGTCCCACAGCGGGTGTCCGGCGAGCAGCGGTTCGGGGTCGGTCACGTCAAGGACTGCGCCGCCAAGGTGCCCCGAATCGAGCGCCGCCAGCAGGTCGTCCGTCACGATGAGGTCGCCGCGCCCCTGGTTGGAGAGCCAGACGCCGGGTTTGAGGGCCGTCAGCCGCTCGGCGTTCACGATGCCGCGTGTGCGCTCGGTGCTCGGCAGCAGCAGCACCACCCAGTCGGCCTCCGCGAGGCGGTAGTCCACGAGGTCGGGCTCAGTTTTCGAGGTCAGACCGTAGACCTGTGCGCCGAAAGGAGCCAGCAATTCCTCCACGATCTTGCCGATGTGCCCGTAGCCCCAGAGCACGACTTTTTGACCGTCGAGTGTGCTCAGGCCCGTGTCGGCCAGGGACGTTCTGACCCATTCGCCCCGCTGCTGGGCGTCGCGGAAGCGGTGCAGGCCCCGGCTGGCCGCCAGCATTCCGGCCACCACATGCACTGCCACGGCGCGGTCGTGCAGGCGGTGGGCGTTGTAGAGCGCGGCGCCCTGAGGCAGCTTGCCCTGCACGTGCTCGATGCCCGCCGTGAGCGTCAGCACCCATTGCAGGCCCGGCACGCTCAGCAGCGCGTCGCGGGTGGCCCCGTTCGCCAGCCACAGCACGACGCCCTGGGCTTCGCCGTCCGGCACGCCCTTGTCGTTGGAATAGAACGCCAGCTCCGCGCCGGGCAGGAAGGTGTCGCCCGGCTGGGCCAGGGCATGAAAAGCAGGCAGGTCGGGAACAAGAACGCGCATGGCTCCAGTCATAGCGCACCCGGCGGCTCCTGCGGGCGGGCAGCTCGCCCTACGCGTCTGCCCCGGCGCCGCTTTGCCATTCCTCGCGGGTGATTTCCATGTGCACGTCTACCCGCTCGGGATACGTGCGGCGGCCCACCTCGCGGAAGCCGCACGCCGCGAAGGCCCGCTGGGCGCGGCGGTTGTGGCCGAAGGTGGTCAGGCGCACGCGCTGCAAGGCCGGGTTGTGGACCGCGAAGGCCCAGTGCAGCAGCGCCCGCACCCCGGCCCGCCCGTAGCCTTGCCCCCACAGCGCCGGGAACCCGATCATGATGCCGAGCGTGGCGGTGGTCGCCGTCAGCGGCGGCGAGGGGCGAAAGTCGTACAGCTCGGCGTTGCCGATGAGCCGCCCTGCCGCGTCCATGACGCCAAAGCCGGCGCGTTCGCCCGTCTTTTCCTCCTCCTGCATTACGCGCCGGAAGAGCCATTCGGGCATCCGAATCGGTTTGGCGTCGTTCCAGGCGGCGAGTTCGCGGTCGCGGAAAAAGGAATAGAGGGTGCGCCACTCGGCGGGCGTGAAGTCGAGGACCGGTTTGAGGGAAACGTCGGGGGTCATAGGCGGCGTGGGGGACAGCAAACGGCTTCTGGGGGGGAGATGTCAAGGGGGCGGGCTGTTTTGGGGGAGCTGAGGCTCAGGCTTTAGCTTTTGGCCCCATCCCCCCGCCCCTTACCCCAGAGGGGCAAGGGGAGTTG from Deinococcus radiodurans R1 = ATCC 13939 = DSM 20539 includes these protein-coding regions:
- the mutL gene encoding DNA mismatch repair endonuclease MutL, encoding MPTPIHVLPPHVARLIAAGEVVSRPLDVVRELVENALDAGASRIEIEVDGGGLERVQVRDNGSGIAAQSVPLAPARHATSKLTAGPETGSLSVTTLGFRGEALWAAAQAGELELTTRPAAQVGAARLRAQGDAVEVSRTSAPAGTTVTVSQLFARLPARLRTQASAAAEVRDITALLGRYVLHHSALHWRLTVDGDPRLTHAPADHRGAVATVYGPLSANRVLTLDTPGVRGVVSRPELTRARRDRMHFAVNGRPIVAPPELERAVIDAYAELLPAGTAPLCVLDLTVAPEDYDPNIHPAKQVVALADLPAVALRVRDAVAGALAGHPLVRAAPALIAPPEPHPAPTAGNFPDLTLLGVYQELYLLAQGEGDLWVVDAHAAHERALYERLGRELGTAAPLELPTPELLHLTPEQTARLHERGAELRGWGLTIEDFGAGLARLRTLPAALAALPVPRLHEVVVETALSGGPDPRREVLARLACLPALKAGMLDAERGALVLAALRECEQPWACPHGRPTVLRLSERDLAHAFGRRGVRDVARGRDSVV
- the dusA gene encoding tRNA dihydrouridine(20/20a) synthase DusA; translated protein: MMDWTDRHCRMFHRTLTRRTLLYTEMVTTGAILHGDQGRHLDFSAPEHPLALQLGGSDAAALAECARLAEDWGYDEVNLNCGCPSDRVSSGSFGACLMGTPDVVARAVEAMRAATRLPVTVKHRIGIDDLDSYEHLTGFVRTVAAAGCEQFIVHARKAWLSGLSPKENREIPPLRYEVVQQLKADFPQLTVVLNGGVKSLTEAQQALAWADGVMIGRAAYQEPYLLAAADRDVFGEDAQAVSRREAIEAYLPYVAAQVEAGQPLNRMMKHTLGLFAGQPGARHWKRTLSEQGHKPGAGLDVVRAALAGVPDDVLDARA
- a CDS encoding SDR family oxidoreductase, which codes for MNTQQGAQDLTGRRILITGATGGIGLETARELAGRGAQVVIVGRDPGRTARVAAEVGAAGTLLADLSELVQVERAAAEYRERFGELDVLVNNAGALHRERQESREGIELTWALNHLAPFLLTRELLPLLRRSSETRRVPARVVTVASAAHVVGRIRFDDPEFRRGYAAWPAYAQSKLANILFARELARREPSVLSVSLHPGMVASGFGKNGGGRFAQAYGLLDRFSLTPEQGAQTSLHAVSAPVHTGGYYANARRVTPAPQALDDGAAARLWALSEGYLQV
- a CDS encoding NAD(P)-dependent oxidoreductase → MRVLVPDLPAFHALAQPGDTFLPGAELAFYSNDKGVPDGEAQGVVLWLANGATRDALLSVPGLQWVLTLTAGIEHVQGKLPQGAALYNAHRLHDRAVAVHVVAGMLAASRGLHRFRDAQQRGEWVRTSLADTGLSTLDGQKVVLWGYGHIGKIVEELLAPFGAQVYGLTSKTEPDLVDYRLAEADWVVLLLPSTERTRGIVNAERLTALKPGVWLSNQGRGDLIVTDDLLAALDSGHLGGAVLDVTDPEPLLAGHPLWDRENVVITPHIASITSDLLERGAAYARSFILDVLQGRTPEGEVAPGDAY
- a CDS encoding GNAT family N-acetyltransferase; the protein is MTPDVSLKPVLDFTPAEWRTLYSFFRDRELAAWNDAKPIRMPEWLFRRVMQEEEKTGERAGFGVMDAAGRLIGNAELYDFRPSPPLTATTATLGIMIGFPALWGQGYGRAGVRALLHWAFAVHNPALQRVRLTTFGHNRRAQRAFAACGFREVGRRTYPERVDVHMEITREEWQSGAGADA